The following is a genomic window from Malus sylvestris chromosome 12, drMalSylv7.2, whole genome shotgun sequence.
TTTGGAATTGGAAGTGGATCACAGTACTCGTACTCGACTACCTACCTGACTTAACTACAAGAGTAGACTACTAGTACAACTACTGTTTGCTGTTGACACGACCAAAGACTTTATACGACAATTGTTTTCTggattttctgtttttctttcgaATATCTGAGGTGTTTTGCATAAATTTACCTCTGCGCCCTCCGCGGAAATttaataagggaactttaacgaaaagcatccagtactgttcactttaacgaaaaaccatatttttacactaaaaagtcatttctggtactattcactttaccctttattttgtccttatcattaaaactcaaagttttcaagcctttttcattagttttcctatttaaACAAAGGTTATGAAGAATAGTGGTTTAGGGATTTTAATAGACATTTAGAATTTTTAAGAGTACATCCAAATTTAggtgtatttaaaaaaaattatggattTTATAAGATTTTATTAAGTTGGGAATTTTAAAGACTTTTTTCGCTACTTTAAAGGTACTACGAATTTGAGCTTATCCTTACACATCCCTAGCAGATTCAACCTCCTGATTCTTGAAAtaatgcttgccttgtttgttatgttgCTGATGGTTATCCGCACAAGGCATGTTTCCAAATGGTTGTGTCTTTATTGTTTGGAAATACTGCAATATTTTGGAGGTCTATGAAATAGACCTTAGTTGAGAAATCTTTGAattgttccaagactcaccgCACCTCAGCATGCCAAACTTGAGAGATATGGTTGAGAGCTCTTGTTGAGTATATTCAAAATACATGCGGTTTTTTATCCATCGTTGAGACAATGTTGCATGTATCGATCAGATtaagacatgatacatcaacaaagttaacaccaagcatattgtgcTGTTATCGCATCAACAAAGCATCAAAAAATTGAAGTCAAGAAAATTCGATCCTAAGACAACCTTGCTGACCTTTTCTTGAAGTCACTactgaagtcaaccttccagaagttTGCCCGAGGAATTGGTAAGTATAACTATCTCATTTGCAatacttgtagttctcatttggaagttctgtCAAACTCAAGAGGAGTATCTAGAGGTATACTCTTTTGagcttaatgtactcttttttactaggattaagagcatttttccTACTAAGTTTTTAGTACATGACGAGAtcttaacgaggcacccatttTCGACTGGTCATACCCTTGTGTGCGTTCTATTTGCTTCCTGAAGGCttttagttttgatttaatacaacttctcacttttctccttacaCTATGAGTTTTTGTCTCACCTTGGGTTTTATCATAGCGATGTTTTATGAGTTTTACTATCAATGCACTATTCCGTACATTTTGAGACTTGCATTCGCTCATTTTGTAGACTAGACGAGACGACTTCACCAATTATTTCTACATCATCATATGAGGACCTGACACgtcatttacttgagtatttacacactcatttTGGAGATGGCTTCaccaatcaaagaaagaaaagtaaATATGATCCAGACTTACATATCTATCATCAAAGAAGAATCCGCGCTTACATCTTTGGAAATGTAAAATAAGATATAGATGTAGGCCTGACAATTTTCCACAAGGGTTTGTGTTCCCGTGGGGTTTCGCATTGAATGGGTCTGGTATGAAAGATAAAAAGCGGGgatgaagatgaacttggagaaattttttgttATGGTGTTCGGGGAGGGGCGGGATGGCAGTTAACCTTGAACCAAACCCACCCTATTTtgagaaaatatattaattattttgtatataatttatttttgtagtaCATATcactactaattaataaaatcatctttgtcaaccaaaagaggatgaaaagagaaattagtcttctatcacaaaaaaaaaaaatgatgggcaataatgtaatttcacaggtccaaattttactgttttttatttaagCCTTTCCtacaggtgatgttaaaattcttccaatatatatatatatatataacctcccactcccccacgttctccctctctccctctcattttctaaaaaaaatgtgttcatacacacaaagtgtgtatgACACACCCGATtgagatcaaggcatgttggccgtcacatgagagtgacgtagccatgtgcatagtacggaagcaataaagataagagttatacgaataattaaaaaccaaattactagagtgcactactaacaggaagtgataggagttagttataATAGTAAACACTCATAAccagagcataataagtctaggtgcagtccagtaggacaagtactaattatacagtaccaggaatgtcctattattatttagataagtcagaACCGCCGACGTCCTCtagtcaccaacaacaagcttacttagaacctggaggggcgcaaaacagaaaacgtgagtgggcaaaaacaaatgttttacaaaatcattttctttatcaacatatctaacctctcgctgtaaaacatgtatactttttcccagaatcagaatataagtacatgaaatcatatatatttatatattatgtacATATAAATACAACATTTAAATTATCGTCAAACTGAGTAAATAAACTGCACAAAAAGACAACcttaatatacaaaaagaaaactaaccctctatgtaaaaaaaaaaaatcacagtaaaattacaaacttgaaGTCCGAATTTGTCACCCAACATATACAAACAtatcaaataataaaattaattatatattttaaattatttctcGCATTCCtcaaaactaaagaaaaatcGTATCGACAGTAAATTAAGCATAACATAATAAAAATGTTAGCTAAAAAGGAGAAACCAATATCCACATACATGCAAACCAAGACTTGCTTCTCCTCTTCCTTGCCTGTGCAAAGTATTACTCCATCATATATTTTCTTCCCTGAAACCATCTCTATTCCAAGCATTCGTAAACCAAACTTTGTGATAATTCCAAGTTCTGAGTGGTGGCAATTTGAAACAAAGGGCAACCTCGCTACAGTTGAAGCAAGGTGGGACTAAGGACTATTAATCCCTGCAAGCATCAGTTACATTCAAAATAAAGTTAGGActtttaattaatatatatacattGAATGGAATTAATGGAATTAGACCATAAATTGTTAACATAATAGTGCAACACAATTAGGGGTTTGTGAAATCACgaaaaaaaataagataaaaatacaCATTAGTGTACCTTAAAAACTTGATAGCAATATCTTCGTCACTCAAGATTAATGAGTACATCCACCTTGCATACATAAGAATTGGAAACCATCATATTAAAATGGACAGTGAAACTAAAAGCCCCCCACCCTTTaaattctgcaaaaatgattAACCATTATTTAACTAATAAATTAGTATATAATAATGAAGTTAACAGAAATTTTCATACTTCTTGCAATAAAACAAATGGAAGGGGGGGCTGAAACTTTTCATAGTCGGATGGTGCAAAACATACTTCTTCTGTATTTTTCCTGTCAAACCAACTTCAAAACTGATTATaccaattaaaatttttcaaacTTGCACTTACCCAGaaaccaaaaatgaaaattttattaaattaattaaaataaactctTTGGCAAAATgaacataaaaatgaaaatttctactaattaattaaaataagctAATTCGTAGGAGGAACATAAACAACCGTTTGAATTAATCTAAAGAGATCCAAACTAAAAATACTAAGATTAAGATTGACAGGAGGAAATGATTGAGAATTGAGAATAAAAGATCTAGATTGAGAGTTGAGAAGTTGTATCGAGGAAGACTCTTTATCGATTTATCTCTCTGTTTCATCCTCTGCCGCGCCCTCGttctcttcttctttatttCTGCAATCAGATAATATGTAGCGAACCTAGTTGAGAAGAAAGTGGGAATTTCGTAAGATGGAGACTCGGTGCACGTTTCTCTTTTCTGATTCTTGAATTTAAATGAGATTTGTGGAAGGATTTATCAAACTGTTTTTTGCTCAATGTGGGTGCAGTTTTCAGTTTCCAcgttctattttttatttgagggattTATCATGTctcttttgtattttttttgccGAATTTTAATCAATTATTTTTCAGTAAAATAATATATTGGTAGTTTAGTTTGATAGAAACTCTGCTTTTTGTTGAATGTTGGGTGCAATTTTTTAGTTTCcccgttttattttttatttgtagtatccgtccttttttatttgttgtttttttcttttcatttttttcccaaTAAAATAAACTTTCACAAATTTTTATGCATTTATATGGGATAATAATATCTCTCCTAAAATGGAGGAGGAGTGGGGTTATTGGCCCCTTTTTCTAGTGAGATTTAATACACGTcttccccccttttttttttttttaattttatttttcttctaataaaatgaattttagatttatatttttttacaaaattgcccttgCATGTTTTCATGTATAAAATTCGGTcagttctatttttttttgtttaagggGCTTTTCAGTCCAATTATTTTGGTGAAGTCTTGAGACACCAAAGTGTGCTTCTAGCTTTCTAATATTAGAGATTAGAGATTAGagattaatattaattaataataatttgaaGAGAAGAATACATAACCTGTAAATGTAGTAATGGTATACGTATATTATACCCAGTTGCAGTATGTTCTTGTTTACATAAGTTGGtttatattaaaacaaaaatattaataaaataaggtTTTGATTCGAGTGTTGTTGGCTTTTGGCCTTATTTTGTGGACAAAGGCGGTGAAGATTCTATTTTAGCAGCAAAAATGGAAGATTGACAAACAGAAAACTAACAAACAGAACAATTAAAATTGTTAGAAGtagccacttaatactacagtctagtgataGTGAGaggcagtggcgaagccagaaaTTATTCGCAGGAGGGGCGAAATTTAAAAAGGgataaaatgctccaaaagaaTTTAGACAATCATTCAAGGTCTCAGTCCAGGGTTTGCAAGAAGGTTGGTCAATAATTCATTCAACTGAGTAAGCTCATTTTATTGAGAAGCTTTGGACTATTCAAAACATTCGAAGGAGGATTTGGAGTACTCGAAACATTCAAATGAGGATTTGTGCACTAACCGTATTATTTGAAGGAGGATATAAGTATCGTCCCATTACGTAAATGTATAATGAGAAAGGTCCTAAAAGACGTTAGGCTTTAGTCAGGCGATTACGAGTTCGTAGTGCTTTGGTAAATCTAATAGTATGAGATAAAAATTCAAGTGATTACGAGTTTGTAGTGCTTTAAGAAATATTTTTTGAATCTTGtatgaatttattttatattgtatATGTGTGACTtgaaacttatataaaacaaaatGATATAGTGATTATATTTATATGATAGTGTGtaccataaaaaataaaaaagaaatataattacaaaattcAATAATATAATCTTTCCTTCTTTCTATTTTGTCGATTAGTATATCATTTTGTTTCAATTAGAGTGCTATCAGGATTCTACAAAATGAATGGTTGTAACTACTGCCACGTGTAAAATGTAAACAAAACTCAAAGCACTCAAACGGTGTCATGTAATTAAGTTATAATAAAATAGGGTTTTAactttttcatcttcttctttccgATGGTGGGTATGCAGACTCTGCAATCTGCTACTGCACCAAGTTTTGCAACTGCAAACATGGCTGTCTTATTAAAGCCGAGATTCGTATAAGACCggatgttataaaaaaaaagggcaatcagctgctgctgctgcgcAGAACCAGATCATCGAAGAACAGGGAGGGGCTGAAGCCTGAACTAGTAGGGTTTTCCAACGAGGGGAGGGGCTAAACTAGCGTTCCAGTTGTGTtttccggcgaggggagtggcggccgccactcctcgccctcacgtggcttcgccactggtgAGAGgcggtcttaggttcgattctcgccaaaaacgaatttgaactatattagtgctagctcattgtgagacttagggctggtttggtattgctgtgctttgaaaaaaagctgctgtgagaataagcggctgtgctgtgagaataagcggctgtgaaataaatcagcagagtgtttggtaaacttttttgtaaaagtgcttttgggaaaaaagcagtctaatagtggatcttttcattaaagaagcactgtagctccgtgtgctttgaaaaaaagccagttttccaaagctacaaatagcagcttcagctttttcctttgatttcagcttattctcacagcagcttccaaaataagccatttttttttcagtttaccaaacacctaaaaccctcacagctttttttcatgggtgctttttttttaagcacctcactcccaaactaggtcttagtcagcctcctcctcctccttagtatggataatatcgtttattcaaaataaaaaataaaaaaacattgttaGGGGTAAAACTGAAAAGTTGTTAGGTTATTTTGGTTGGGCCATGTTGATTGGACTAATTATTAAGGTTGAGTTTTAtcttaaccattaaataaaattattacatgatttttttgttaaaatttaaaattttaaaatcattttcattagctTTCGTGTACAagatttatacattgtaaatTAAGCTATATTCTAGAAAGTCAACTCTAAGATATCAATACATGATTTACATAGAGCCAATCTATTCCTACGATCAAGGGAAATCAAATATCCTAAATAATTTTGTCTTATAATATTTCAGAATTGTGTTCATAACTTTATGCTAGGACCCAGGATCCTCTCTTGGGCAGTTCCCTAGGGATCCCGTAACCTTGTCTGTTCCttttatatcgtgcggtcagttttcgttaaatactattcatatttgaattttaaaatttaaattttaaataatttctgaccgcacgatatacaatgaacggacatgattatGGAATTCCTAGGATCCCTAGAgaactgctcaggagaggatcctggtccttATGCTAGCATTCTCTGATGAGTCGCCAACTTAATCAAACTGTTAGCTGAATATACAACACCAttccttttatatatatatgcctgcGCGTTCCACGTTTCAAAGTCCTTAATTATCAAAGCAAGTAAAATTTATTGCTTAATTTGTTAGCTACTTCTCTCCAAATGCCTATATAAACATAACATATATCTTCACAACAATATACGATTCTCAAACTTATCATTTCCCTATCAGCTAGCTCCTTTGTTCCCCATATGGCACACTTACCCTTTGTGCTAGCTTGTTCTCTAAGTCTATTGGCTTCTTCAGTAGCCTCTGGGGCAATTGTTGAGCATTCTTTTAGTGTAAGTCTAGCCTCAATTTTGGgtatgctcatgaatgtttctAGAATGGCTAAAACCGCATTTTGACTTCCAAAATTACTTCTGATTAATTTGAcggaaaaatttaaattttcataGAAACGGGTTTTCGAAACAATATTCAAACAAGCCCTTCGGGATCCTTGTTTTATTATGCATATTTCTCACTAATTATTTAAATGTTTCTTTTGAATAATAGTAGTCataatagtttttatttttattttttatttcaattgcTTCAGGTGAACAACTTGACTGTTAGCCGATTGTGCCGAAATCAATCGATTATTGTAGTAAATGGGTGTTATCCCGGACCAACAATACATGCACGAAATGGAGACACACTTATCGTCCACGTTTTAAACCAGTCGCCCTACAACATTACTATTCACTggtaaataatagtttacataTCCAAAATCATTTACCACTCAACATATTCTAGAACAAAACAAGAATTCTATTTGGACACACTTAATGACGCACCCTTCAATAAAGATGACCCATCAAATTATTTAGGACCCACAAATATTAGAGAGTGTTGAGTTTTGTGTGTTTAAATAACATTATTTAGAACAAAATGCAAATCCATATTTTCttcgtcaattttttttttcttgattaaCAATCCCCCCGGGGAATGTTGGGTTATGTTTTGTTCATGTTTTATAGTTTCTTTCTTATGCAGGCATGGAATATTTCAGCTTCTAAGTGCATGGGCGGATGGAGCTGCATATGTAACTCAATGCCCTATAAGCCCTAGACAAAACTTTACTTACAAATTTAATATCACCCGACAAGAAGGCACCCTTTGGTGGCATGCCCACGTTTCGTGGCTCCGCGCAACCGTCCACGGCGCACTCATAATCCACCCGAAAGCTGGTCCATCCTTCCACTTCCTCAAGCCCACCGAAGAAGTTCCCATCTTATTAGGTAATTAACGATCAATACCATTCAACATAGTTAACATTCATCATGATACGCActtaaacaataatttttgtGACATTATAAAATATGTCTGATGGAATTGCAGGAGAGTGGTACAATGGTAATGTTGTTGACATTGAGGAAGAAGGCTTGGCTACCGGAATTGCTCCTAATAGTTCAAATGCTTACACTATAAATGGACTTCCTGGTGATCTATACGATTGCTCTCAAAATCGTATGtaaccatgcatgcatgcacgtacatttgtttatttttatatattacttatgaatgatgaatattaACAGTTTAACATCAATTTATCAGAGACATATCAACTCAATGTGGTGAGAGGAGATACCTACCTCCTACGCCTAATCAATGTTGCACTAAATAACCAACTCTTCTTCAAGatagccaatcacaacatgacagtTGTCGCCATCAACGCCACTTACACCACTCCATATGTCACCGACGTGGTGGTTACTGGACCTGGTCAAACCACTGACGTTCTTGTCAACTTCAATCAACCTATCAGATCTTATTACATGGCCGCCACTCCGTATGCTAGTGCGAACATCGACTTTGATAACACGACCACCAGAGGCATCATCATCTACAAGAATTCTAAGTCATCAACCCCCATTATGCCGGCCTTGCCCAACCTTCACGACACGTCGTTGGCCCACAAGTTCTATACTAATCTCACTTGCCTTATCGACGGGCCCCACTGGGTCCCGGTCCCACTTCAAGTGGACAAGCACATGTTCGTGACAATCGGCGTGAACTTAGAAAtgtgtcccaaaaatgccacatGTCAAGGCCCACTCTTTAGCCGATTGTCCGCTAGCATGAACAACGAGTCATTCGTGCTTCCAAGCAATACGTCAATGATGGAAGCACATTTTAACAACGTGAGTGGGGTTTACACAAGAGATTTTCCTGACGAGCCTCCGGTAAAGTTTGATTACACAGACACGAATGTCAGCTTCGACCTGTCGCTAATATACGCGCCAAAATCTACCAAGGTCAAGACACTAAAGTTCAATTCGACGGTAGAGATCGTGCTTTAAAACACAGCATTTTTGGCGATCGAGAACCATCCTATCCATCTTCACGGCTTCAATTTTCATGTGTTAGCACAAGGATTTGGTAACTACAACCCGATTAATGACCCCAAAAAATTCAACTTCGTTAATCCGCAAATCCGTAACACAATTGGTGTGCCGGTCGGAGGATGGGCTGTGATTAGGTTTCAAGCAAATAATCCAGGTTAGTTTTTTAATCACCTCATCAATTAAATGTCTTATGTTTTgttatattattaaaaattaatgttTGGTTATTTGTTCTAAACAATTGTCTTAGGAATCTGGTACATGCACTGTCATTTGGACATTCATCTGTCGTGGGGGCTAGGCTTGGCTTTTGAGGTTGAAAATGGACCTACTCCAGAATCTACTTTGCCTCCGCCACCACTTGATCTGCCCAAATGTTAGAAGTTGTTTGGAAGAGACCTCAAAATATTGTTTCGTTTTTTGTACTCTTTGATTTGTAATATCGTGGTCAATTTCATTCTTTTGGTTAGAAATCAATAACTTTGTAATAAAATTAGTCACAAATGTTATAAGTTGGTCATCATTGTTCGACTAAAATCACAATAGATTGTTTGATTACTAATATTTGAAGTGTCCTAATTTATTCAACGAATGACTTGACATCCTTTTGTTTACTTAATCGCGTTACCTCTGACgtcattttttttctataagtAAAATTATCATATATAATAGTATTCTTGTTTATTTGTACGTGAAAAGTCTCATATTCGACTCACGGGAATGACAATGAAGTTTAATATTTGGATTAAGTATACTACCTAGTTATATCTGACTCATTGGTTTGTCTATTTTAGCTAACCAAGAGAAATAAATACTAGTATAAAAAATGGGTCATTTTGGTTCCAATCCCCAATCAACCTAATTGTTAGACTAAAaccttgtttgtttaaataatttgaTCAAGGTCATTCGCATCATTTAAGAGATttaactcatgcatttatgcatttaatgtcccacaaattatgaaatttaaacaaatttaaataatatttttaaaatataatcaatacttaaaaatcaattttagagtaatattgttcttcacaaaaattatagcaaaaaataatgtacccacataattattaacatattttgaaaaataactattgatatattttaaaacataaaataaatacatataattaggatgggtacatttagcaaaattaaaaatgggtacaaataaatgaaaaaatatgggtacaaatacaaataaaagtttcaaaaatatgggcacaaaaaaaaaaaaaaaaaaaaaaaaaaaaaaaaaaaatatatatatatatatatatatatatatatgggtacaaattaaaactaaaaagaaaattggtacaaattaaaagaagggttgcaaattaaaaatgggtacaaactaaaaataaaaatatataataaaaaatttagccataattataaatataccaaatgttgttgtaggcctatttgactgaACTGTATTTAGGACTAGAGATGGAGAGAGGTCGGTgataagagagagaaaagagagagatttaattgtgagatgTATAttgtatcaccccattgtgtctttatttatcgTAGAAAGATATGTTAAATCCttataggattacaactctaataggatattaagtactaaagggaatattccaagatatccctagatacactaggatttacacaatcacattcctattctaactatgactgcaacactcccccttgagtatgtaaatactcaaacaaaacatcgcatcagatcttcagcagtTGAGGTagacagttgatgaagtcggcGGCATAACgggcgaatgcgagtctcaaatttaaagaaagtatgcattggtagtaaaacttacaaaacctcgctatggtaaaacctaagaCAGGTGAAAACCCATAAACtaaggagaaaaatgagaagtatgcataatgtctaaaacaaatgtTAAACAAGACAAAAGTAGTGAACTtaacggagtatgatcatcccatgatgggtgcctcattaaaacctttttaggtagcaaaaatccagtGGGAAAATTGTTcttaatcgtaggaaaaagagtacataaagatcaagtgagtatgcttcaggatacttcactgagttagacataacttccaaataagagaactacaagcaattcaactcagataattatGAGCTTATAAAAAGTAGACTTGGGCGAtgacttggtaaagagatcAGCCAGGTTATCCTGGGAacagatttgcttgacttcaatattCTGATGTTGTTATTCCTGGTGGGAATAAAAGAACTTAGGCACTATgtgtttggtgttgtctcccaTGATGTATCCCTTATTTAATTCCTCGATACacgctgcattgtcttcaaagatcgtcgtaggaaggtcaacaACGGTAGTAAaaccactagtgcttcgaatatgtgccatgactgctctcaaccaaaagtacTCACACGATGCTTCATGCATGGCTAAAATCTCAACATGGTTCGAAgaagtcgcaactagcgtttgcttgat
Proteins encoded in this region:
- the LOC126592906 gene encoding laccase-7-like; translated protein: MAHLPFVLACSLSLLASSVASGAIVEHSFSVNNLTVSRLCRNQSIIVVNGCYPGPTIHARNGDTLIVHVLNQSPYNITIHWHGIFQLLSAWADGAAYVTQCPISPRQNFTYKFNITRQEGTLWWHAHVSWLRATVHGALIIHPKAGPSFHFLKPTEEVPILLGEWYNGNVVDIEEEGLATGIAPNSSNAYTINGLPGDLYDCSQNQTYQLNVVRGDTYLLRLINVALNNQLFFKIANHNMTVVAINATYTTPYVTDVVVTGPGQTTDVLVNFNQPIRSYYMAATPYASANIDFDNTTTRGIIIYKNSKSSTPIMPALPNLHDTSLAHKFYTNLTCLIDGPHWVPVPLQVDKHMFVTIGVNLEMCPKNATCQGPLFSRLSASMNNESFVLPSNTSMMEAHFNNVSGVYTRDFPDEPPVKFDYTDTNVSFDLSLIYAPKSTKVKTLKFNSTVEIVL